A window of the Brassica napus cultivar Da-Ae chromosome C5, Da-Ae, whole genome shotgun sequence genome harbors these coding sequences:
- the LOC125587488 gene encoding protein indeterminate-domain 6, chloroplastic-like — MSSSYNNTISSSSTQAFPLLAIGTNNFNREETAVTMNQRPNSVSPPPRRLRNKPGNPSPDAEVIALSPEEIMVTNRFQCEVCKKGFQREQNLRLHRRGHNLPFNLKQKSDEEVRRKVYVCPEPTCVYHDPSRALGDLTGIKKHYYRKHGEKKFKCEKCDKCYAVESDCKAHSKICGTKEYRCVCDTKFSRRDSYDTHRAFCDALAQESAGNPNLSFTEMLAAAGGNDGSSRHGFYDGASSAVSHNHFGNNSNTGFAPLAPGHNLNRSSSQKFEDIFPQTTNPNHVPTNFPMQYPSNQGLLARNDQNLMNQHGLINSNNNNNNLFNPGYFQANTQNLSDQTGAPPLFNHADNNVPPALLRGSSVAANNFGGNGNVNFQGQMNSLAATSDHQGRPGSSIFDHRFGNNLSMGGPDRRTLDFLGVNGRGGHNEPPLDLDINFSDPNNPFGNV, encoded by the exons ATGTCTTCATCGTACAACAACACAATTTCATCATCCTCCACTCAGGCTTTCCCCCTCTTAGCCATCGGAACAAACAACTTTAACCGTGAAGAGACGGCGGTGACAATGAATCAACGGCCCAACTCCGTTTCTCCACCACCCAGGAGACTAAGAAACAAACCAGGAAACCCAA GTCCAGATGCTGAAGTGATAGCCTTGTCTCCAGAGGAGATAATGGTGACGAACAGGTTCCAATGTGAAGTATGCAAAAAAGGATTTCAAAGAGAACAGAATCTCCGGCTTCACAGGAGAGGACACAACCTTCCATTTAACCTGAAACAAAAGTCTGACGAAGAAGTAAGGAGGAAGGTGTATGTTTGTCCGGAGCCCACGTGCGTCTACCATGATCCGTCACGTGCTCTCGGAGACCTCACAGGAATCAAGAAGCATTATTACCGGAAGCACGGTGAGAAGAAGTTTAAATGCGAGAAATGCGATAAGTGTTACGCTGTTGAATCTGATTGCAAAGCCCACTCTAAGATTTGTGGTACCAAAGAGTATCGATGTGTTTGTGATACCAAATTCTCTAG AAGAGACAGTTACGACACGCATAGGGCATTCTGTGATGCGTTAGCACAAGAGTCAGCAGGAAACCCTAACTTGAGCTTCACGGAAATGCTAGCAGCCGCTGGTGGAAATGATGGCAGTAGCAGACATGGCTTTTACGACGGTGCTTCTTCTGCCGTCTCTCACAACCATTTTGGTAACAACTCAAACACTGGTTTTGCCCCTCTAGCTCCAGGTCACAATCTGAACCGTTCATCGTCCCAAAAGTTTGAAGACATTTTTCCTCAGACCACAAACCCTAACCATGTTCCTACTAATTTCCCCATGCAATACCCTTCGAACCAAGGACTGTTGGCACGGAACGACCAGAATCTCATGAACCAGCACGGTCTGatcaacagcaacaacaacaataacaacttGTTCAATCCCGGATACTTTCAAGCCAACACTCAGAACCTCTCTGATCAGACAGGTGCTCCTCCTCTTTTCAACCATGCTGACAACAACGTTCCTCCTGCTCTGCTTAGAGGGTCAAGTGTGGCCGCTAATAACTTTGGAGGCAATGGTAATGTAAACTTTCAAGGTCAAATGAACTCTCTAGCTGCGACAAGTGATCATCAAGGCAGGCCCGGTAGCAGCATTTTCGACCATCGTTTCGGAAACAATCTAAGCATGGGAGGCCCTGATAGGCGGACTTTGGACTTTCTTGGCGTTAATGGTCGTGGTGGCCATAATGAACCTCCTTTGGACCTTGACATCAACTTTTCAGATCCAAATAATCCATTCGGAAATGTTTGA